The genomic DNA CGCCCGATCCCGGCCTGCGTCGGCGAAGAGCGGCACACGGGCTCCATTCGATCAGGCCCGCGACGCCGCCACGGACGCGCGCCGGACCCGCCGTTCCGCGCGAGCGAGGACCGCGCGGCGCACAAGCAGATTGGCGCGCGGGACCCGCCGCGGCGGCGGCGCGACATGTCGTTCCGCCCGTCGGTCGGCGTATTGCCGGCGCCGGTCCCGCACAGGGATAGTGATACAGCGACTTTCCGGGTGCCGGATTGCCGCGTCCCGCCCGGATCGCGGCCGGGAGATCCTCGGCTTGCCCGAAGACAAGTTGCGTCTCGGGGAAGCGTCTCGTCAGCGCCGCGCCATTGTCCTTCATCTTGTCGTCGCCGCCGAAATGGCCGCAAGCGTGGCTGTGGCGGGGTCGCAACACCGTAAAACGATCCCCGCTCCGCCCCGAGACCTGCCCGTAAACGCCGCGATCCCGCCATAGTCCGGGCCCACCTCAACATCCGCGGTAAACGGCAAATTCGACAACGGTTTACCGTTCGGAAACGAGGACTTCCCGAGCACGCGGACGGATCTCCCGGCGCCTCGCGAACGGCGACGCGCCGCGGTTCAACGCACCCTCGGGATCGGCTGCGAAGGCTTGGTCTGAAGTCATGGTGACGCGTTTGAACGACAAGTCGAAGCTGCCGAGTCGCCACGTCACGGAGGGGCCCGACCGCGCCCCGCACCGCTCCTACCTCTACGCCATGGGCCTGACCCGTGAGCAGATCCACCAGCCGCTGGTGGGTGTCGCCTCCTGCTGGAACGAGGCCGCGCCCTGCAACATCTCGCTGATGCGCCAGGCGCAGGCGGTGAAGAAGGGCGTCGCCGCCGCCAACGGGACGCCGCGCGAGTTCTGCACGATCACCGTCACAGACGGCATCGCCATGGGCCATGGCGGCATGCGCGCGTCGCTGCCGTCGCGCGAGGTCATCGCCGACTCGGTCGAGCTGACCATGCGCGGCCACGCCTACGACGCCCTCGTGGGTCTCGCGGGCTGCGACAAGTCGCTGCCCGGCATGATGATGGCGATGGTCCGGCTGAACGTGCCCTCGATTTTCATCTACGGCGGCTCGATCCTGCCCGGCTCGTTCCGCGGCAAGCCCGTGACCGTCCAGGACCTGTTCGAGGCGGTCGGCAAGGTCGCCGTCGGCGACATGAGCCTCGAGGACCTCGACGAGCTGGAGCAGGTCGCCTGCCCGTCGGCCGGCGCCTGCGGCGCGCAGTTCACCGCCAACACCATGGCGACCGTCTCCGAGGCAATTGGCCTGGCGCTGCCCTACTCGGCCGGCGCCCCGGCCCCCTACGAGATCCGCGACAAGTTCTGCGCCACGGCCGGCGAGAAGGTGATGGAGCTCCTGGAGAAGCGCATCCGCCCGCGCGACATCGTCACCCGCAAGGCGCTGGAGAACGCCGCTACGGTGGTAGCGGCCTCGGGCGGCTCCACCAACGCGGCGCTGCACCTGCCGGCGATCGCCCACGAGTGCGGCATCGAGTTCACCCTGTTCGACGTGGCCGAGATCTTCCGGCGCACGCCCTACATCGCCGACCTGAAGCCCGGCGGGCGCTACGTCGCCAAGGACATGTTCGAGGTCGGCGGCATCCCGCTGCTGATGAAGACGCTCCTCGACCACGGCTTCATGCACGGCGACTGCCTGACGGTCACCGGCCGCACCATCGCGGAGAACATGGACCGGGTAACCTGGAACCCGGACCAGGACGTGGTCTATCCGGCGAACCGGCCGATCACCCCGACCGGCGGCGTCGTCGGCCTCAAGGGCAACCTCGCCCCCGAGGGCGCGATCGTGAAGGTCGCCGGCATCCCGGCCGAGAAGCAGGTCTTCACCGGCCCGGCCCGCGTGTTCGACGGCGAGGAGGCCTGCTTCGCGGCCGTGCAGGCCCGCAGCTACGAGGAAGGCGACGTCCTCGTGATTCGCTACGAGGGCCCGCGGGGCGGCCCCGGCATGCGCGAGATGCTGTCGACCACCGCGGCCCTCTACGGCCAGGGCATGGGCGACAAGGTCGCGCTGATCACCGACGGGCGCTTCTCGGGCGCGACCCGCGGCTTCTGCGTCGGCCATGTCGGACCTGAGGCCGCCGTGGGCGGCCCGATCGGGCTGCTGCGCGACGGCGACGTCATCACCCTCGACGCGATCCAGGGCACGCTCAGTGTCGCCCTGTCGGACGCGGAGCTGGCCGAGCGGCGCAAGGCCTGGACTGCGCGGCCCAACACCGCGACCTCCGGCTACCTCTGGAAATACGCGCAGGGCGTCGGCCCGGCCTTGTACGGCGCCGTCACCCATCCGGGAGGTGCCAAGGAGACGCAGAGCTATGCGGACGTCTAGGACTGACCTCAGCCGGCGCAGGGCGCCGGCCGGGGCCGATCCCGGTCGGTTCCGGTCCGTCGGCGGCCTCGCGGTCGCGGCCTGGGCGCTCGCCCTGGTCGCGCTGCCGGTCGCGCCGTCGCGCGCCCTCGACGCCAATGTCCGCACGCCCGTGCAGGTCCCGGTCGCCGACAAGAGCTACCGCTCGGCCAAGGACGCGCTGCGCGCCGGCATGCGCGAGTACAATGCCGGCGACAAGCAGGGCGCCGCCCGCGCGCTGGAGTACGCGGCCGGCCAGGGCCACGCCCTTGCGCTGTGGAAGCTCGGCCGGATGTACGCCGACGGCGACGGCGTCCCGCACGACGACCTGAAGGCGTTCGAGTTCTTCTCGCGGATCGCCGACGCCAGCACCGATGACGGGCCCGATCCGCAGAACTCGGCGGTCCTGGGCAGCGCCTTCACGGCGCTGGGCACGTACTTCCTGGAGGGGATCAAGGGCACCTACGTGCGCCCCAATCCCGAGCGCGCCTACGACATGTTCAACTACGCGGCGTCCTACTACGGGGACCCCAACGCGCAGTACAATCTCGCTCGGCTCTACCTCGACGGCACCGGCGTCGAGGCCGACCCGCGGCAGGCCGCGCGCTGGTTCAACCTCGCCGCCGAGAAGGGCCACCACCCGGCGCAGGCGCTGCTCGGCGACATGCTGGTCAACGGCCTGGGCGGCATCCCGGTCCAGCGGGTGCGCGGCCTGATGTGGCTCTCGCTCGCCCGGGAAGGCGCCGAGAGCCGCAAGGACGACTGGATCGTCGCGCTCTACGAGAAGAACTGGGCGGCCGCCAGCGAGGACGACCGCGCCGAGGCGCAGACGCAGCTCCAGACCGTGGGCTCGATCCGCAAGCGGCGCTGAGCCGCCCTCGACTGTGCAAGCGGCGCTGAGCGGCCTCAGCTCTTCGCCGCGGCGATCGCCGCGGTGAAGGACGGCCGCTCCAGCGTCGCCGCGACCCAGTCGGCGAGCTTCGGCCACCGGGCGCCGTCGACCGCGACCTTGGCCAGCCGCAGGTTGTGGAACGGCGCCGCCACGGCGATGTCGGCGATGCCGAACCGGCCTCCGACGAGGTAGGGCCCGTCGATCTGCGATTCGAGGTAGTCGAACAGCGGCGGCAGCGCCGTGTCGACGGTCCGCTGCGCCAGGGCCTCGTCGCCCTCGACCTTGAACAGGCGGGGCTTGAGGAAGCGCTCGACGAACGGCACCAGCACCTGCCGGGTCAGCTCGCACTCGCCGAACTTGTCGAACCAGCGGGCGCGGGCGGCGTCCCGCGCGTCCTCGGGGATCAGCGCGGGCGCCGGATGCAGCCGCTCGAGATAGTCCACGATGGCGCTCGAATCGGCGAGGCGATACCCGGCATCCTCCATCGCGGGGATCTTCCCCATCGGGCTCGCCGCCCGGAAGCCGGGATCCTGCGCGTGGAAGCCGACCGGGCGGTGCTCGAAGGCGACGCCCTTCTCGTAGAGCGCCGCGAGCACCTTGCGCACGTAGGGCGACACGCTGCTGCCGTAGATGATCATCGTCGTTCCCCCCGATCGCGGCTCTAACCGGCCGCCAGTTCCGCCGTGACCGGCACGTGGTCCGACGGCTTGTCGAGCCCGCGCATGTGCTTCTGGACCGAGGCCGAGACCAGGCGGTCGCCGGCCTGGGGCGAGAGCAGCAGGTGGTCGATGCGGATGCCGGCATTCCGCTGCCAGCACCCGGCCTGATAGTCCCAGAAGGTGTAGAGCCCGTCGCGCGGGTCGCAGGCGCGCAGGGCGTCGGTGTAGCCCTCGGCGAGGATCGCCCGGAACGCCGCCCGGGTCGTCCCGAGGAACAGGGCGTCCGAGCGCCAAGCCTCCGGATCGGCCGCGTCGGCCGCCTCCGGGATGACGTTGTAGTCGCCCGCCAGCACCACCGCGATCTCGTCGTCCAGCAGCGCCCGGGCGTGAAGCCGCAGCCGCTCCATGAAGGCGAGCTTGTACGGGTATTTCGGGCTGTCCACCGGGTTGCCGTTCGGCAGGTAAATCGACGCCACGCGCACCGGGCGGGTGTCCGCGCCCGAGATCAGCGCCTCGATGTAGCGGGCCTGCTCGTCGGCGGCGTCGCCCGGCAGCCCGCGCCGAATCTCCGACATGGCCAGCGGCGCCCGGACCAGCAGCGCCACGCCGTTATAGGCCTTCTGGCCCAGCGTCTCGACCGCGTAGCCCGCCGCCTCGATGTCGGCGCGCGGGAAGGCCTCGTCCTGACATTTCAGCTCCTGCAGGCAGACCACGTCGGGCCGCGCCTCCTCCAGGAAGCCGAGGAGGTGCGGGAGCCGCTGCTTGATCGAGTTGACGTTCCAGGTGGTGATCCGCATCGCCTCGCTTCCGGTCGCCGCCCGGCCGTCATCCGCGCTTCGCGTCGCGCTGACAAGGCCATCCCGGCGCAAGGACGGGGAAGTAGGGTCGGCGAATGGACTGGTTCGAGCCGGTGTCGGCTTACTGCGAGCGGGGCGGGCCGGACTTCTGGGCCGAGCCCGCGAACGCGCTGTCGAACTCGGCCTTCCTGCTGGCCGCCGCCGCCGCGGCGCGGCGCGCCGCCGTCACCGATCCGCCGGACCGGACCTGCCTCGGGCTGGCGGCCCTGATCGCCGTGGTGGGCGTCGGCTCGTTCCTGTTCCACACCCTGGCGGTCTACTGGGCGATGCTCGCGGACGTCGTCCCGATCGCGCTGTTCATCTACGCCTTTCTCGCGCTGGCCCTCTCGCGGTTCCTGCGCTTGGCGCCGGTCCGGGTCGCGGCGGCGACGGGCGGCTTCGCGCTCCTCGGATTCGCGCTCACGCCCCTGCTCGACGGGCTGACCGGCCTCGACGTCGCGCGGCTCACCAACGGCTCGGTCGACTACCTGCCCGCCCTGCTGGCGCTGTTCGGCGTCGCCTGGGCGGCCGCGCGGCGGCCGGAGGAGCGCTTCGTCGGGACCGGGCGGCGGCTCGCCAGCATCGGCCTGCTCTTCCTGATCTCGCTCGCGGCGCGAACCGGCGACCGGGCGGCCTGCGCGCTGCTGCCGACCGGCACGCACCCGCTCTGGCATGTGCTGAACGCCGTCGTCCTGTACGCCCTCGTGGCGACGGCGATCCGCCACCGGGAGACCGCCGGGTGACACGCCCCACGGTCCCGGGCCAATTCCTTGCGGGCGGGGCGGAATTCTTGCAGAAGTGCGCCGCATCGGGCGCCCGGTCCATCGCGGTCGCCCGGGCACGGAAGGGGTCATGACAGTGAGCTTTCGCCTCGGGATCGCCGGACTCGGGACCGTCGGTGCGTCCGTGGTCCGGATGGTCGAGCGCCGCCGCGCCGCCTTCGCTGCGGCGGGCCTCGACATCCGCGTCACCGCGGTCTCCTCGCGCGACCGTGGC from Methylobacterium oryzae includes the following:
- the ilvD gene encoding dihydroxy-acid dehydratase, producing MVTRLNDKSKLPSRHVTEGPDRAPHRSYLYAMGLTREQIHQPLVGVASCWNEAAPCNISLMRQAQAVKKGVAAANGTPREFCTITVTDGIAMGHGGMRASLPSREVIADSVELTMRGHAYDALVGLAGCDKSLPGMMMAMVRLNVPSIFIYGGSILPGSFRGKPVTVQDLFEAVGKVAVGDMSLEDLDELEQVACPSAGACGAQFTANTMATVSEAIGLALPYSAGAPAPYEIRDKFCATAGEKVMELLEKRIRPRDIVTRKALENAATVVAASGGSTNAALHLPAIAHECGIEFTLFDVAEIFRRTPYIADLKPGGRYVAKDMFEVGGIPLLMKTLLDHGFMHGDCLTVTGRTIAENMDRVTWNPDQDVVYPANRPITPTGGVVGLKGNLAPEGAIVKVAGIPAEKQVFTGPARVFDGEEACFAAVQARSYEEGDVLVIRYEGPRGGPGMREMLSTTAALYGQGMGDKVALITDGRFSGATRGFCVGHVGPEAAVGGPIGLLRDGDVITLDAIQGTLSVALSDAELAERRKAWTARPNTATSGYLWKYAQGVGPALYGAVTHPGGAKETQSYADV
- a CDS encoding tetratricopeptide repeat protein, which gives rise to MRTSRTDLSRRRAPAGADPGRFRSVGGLAVAAWALALVALPVAPSRALDANVRTPVQVPVADKSYRSAKDALRAGMREYNAGDKQGAARALEYAAGQGHALALWKLGRMYADGDGVPHDDLKAFEFFSRIADASTDDGPDPQNSAVLGSAFTALGTYFLEGIKGTYVRPNPERAYDMFNYAASYYGDPNAQYNLARLYLDGTGVEADPRQAARWFNLAAEKGHHPAQALLGDMLVNGLGGIPVQRVRGLMWLSLAREGAESRKDDWIVALYEKNWAAASEDDRAEAQTQLQTVGSIRKRR
- a CDS encoding glutathione S-transferase family protein encodes the protein MIIYGSSVSPYVRKVLAALYEKGVAFEHRPVGFHAQDPGFRAASPMGKIPAMEDAGYRLADSSAIVDYLERLHPAPALIPEDARDAARARWFDKFGECELTRQVLVPFVERFLKPRLFKVEGDEALAQRTVDTALPPLFDYLESQIDGPYLVGGRFGIADIAVAAPFHNLRLAKVAVDGARWPKLADWVAATLERPSFTAAIAAAKS
- the xth gene encoding exodeoxyribonuclease III, whose translation is MRITTWNVNSIKQRLPHLLGFLEEARPDVVCLQELKCQDEAFPRADIEAAGYAVETLGQKAYNGVALLVRAPLAMSEIRRGLPGDAADEQARYIEALISGADTRPVRVASIYLPNGNPVDSPKYPYKLAFMERLRLHARALLDDEIAVVLAGDYNVIPEAADAADPEAWRSDALFLGTTRAAFRAILAEGYTDALRACDPRDGLYTFWDYQAGCWQRNAGIRIDHLLLSPQAGDRLVSASVQKHMRGLDKPSDHVPVTAELAAG
- a CDS encoding ceramidase domain-containing protein; translated protein: MDWFEPVSAYCERGGPDFWAEPANALSNSAFLLAAAAAARRAAVTDPPDRTCLGLAALIAVVGVGSFLFHTLAVYWAMLADVVPIALFIYAFLALALSRFLRLAPVRVAAATGGFALLGFALTPLLDGLTGLDVARLTNGSVDYLPALLALFGVAWAAARRPEERFVGTGRRLASIGLLFLISLAARTGDRAACALLPTGTHPLWHVLNAVVLYALVATAIRHRETAG